Within the Thermanaeromonas toyohensis ToBE genome, the region ATCTTGCAGTTTACCTATGTGGGCGCTCCCTTAATCTTTTACGGGGACGAAGTGGGCTTGACCGGCGGACCTGACCCGGATTGCCGCCGCACCATGCCTTGGGACCCTAAGGCCTGGAACCAGGACCTCCTTAGTCTTTACCGCCAGCTTATATCTTTAAGGCATCAGTTACCTCCCTTAAGGCGGGGCTTTTTCCAGCCTTTGCTGACCGATGATACAGCCGAAGTCTACGCTTACGCCCGCCGCCTGGGAGACGATAAAGTTATAGTAGTGCTCAATGCCAGCGATCTCCCCCAAACAGTAATATTGGCTTCCGAGGAGTTAGAGCTGACCGAAGGGGAGATATGGCAGGAAGGCTTAAGTGGTCGGTCCTTTGAAGTAGAGAAAGGGCAGCTTATAATCCCTTTAGAAGCCAATTCCGGGGCTATATTATGGAAGTAAATAAAATATGGGATATAAGGGCCACTTACACTCCGCTTTTTTTCCTCGGCAATAGCTTTTGTTAACCCTGTTAAAGTTTCAAGTGACGGTTACGCTTAAGCCTCTTTAGGAGCCTATCTAAATCCCAAGTGTTTACAATATCCTCCGGTTCTAGCCAGGCCCGGCGGGCTACAGCCAGCCCGTATTCCATATCTTCCAGACGGCCGGCATCATGGGCATCAGTGTTGATGGCTAAAGGTATCCCGTATTCCTTAGCCCGGCGGGCAGCTACTTCATCTAAATCAAGACGGTCAGGCGAGGCATTTATCTCCAAGATAGTACCTGTCTCGGCGGCCAGCTCCAAGACCTTTTCCAAATTTATAGCATAGGCTGGCCTGCGTCCCAACATGCGACCAGTGGGGTGCCCCAGGATATCTACATAAGGATGGCGTAGGGCGGCTTCCAGGCGAGCCATCATCTGTTCTTCGTCTTGACGGAAACCCGAATGAATGGAAGCTATAACTAGATCCATCTGGGCTAATATCTCATCTTCGTAATCTAGCCGCCCGTCAGGGAGGATATCTACCTCGATCCCCGCAAGGATAGTAAAATCCTCTAACTCTTCATTTAGCCGGGTTATTTCTTCCTTCTGGGCCAGAAGCTGCTCTAGGCTTAATCCCCGGGCTACAGCCAAAGACCGGGAATGTTCGGTAATAGCCAGGTACCGATAACCCCGGGCCCGGGCCGCCTCTACCATCTCCTTTATAGTATGGAGGCCATCGCTATAGCGGGTGTGACAGTGTAGATCGCCTTTAATATCCTCCAGGGTAACGAGACGGGGCAGGCGCCCTTCTTTAGCTACCTTTACCTCTCCCCTACCCTCCCGCAGTTCCGGCGCGATAAAGGGCAAACTTAAGCGGCTATAAAATTCCTCTTCCGAGGTCAAGAAAACGTGTACCTCCTCTAGCCTTGAGGGAAGGCCCGCATCCTCTAAAGAAAACCCAGCCTCTTTAGCGTAAATCCCAAGTTCTTCCCGGTGGGCGGCCGAACCTGTAAGGTATAACCAGCTAGCGACAAACTTTTCTGCCGGAACTACGAAGATCTCTACCTTAACCCCGGTCCAGGTGCGCAAAGAAAGGTGGTTATTTTCTACCTTGATCACTTCTTTCACCTGGGGGTGACGCTCTATTACTTCAAAAAGGGAGTTAGCTTCTGCGGAAACCATCCCTACTAAGATATCTACATCTCCCACCATAGGGCAACCCCGGCGGACGCTTCCGGCCATTTCCACCCGGTCTACCCCTGGTAGGGCCCTAAGTTGTCGGCAAAACAGCTCCGCCAGGGGCCGGGCCACCCCTAAAGGTACTTTATCCCGGCTTTCTTTAAGCATATCCACTCCGCGTAGGATAGCCAACTCCGTTTTGCTTCCTAAGCCAGGGAGGGTCCGAATCTTGCGTTCTCTGGCAGCTTGTTCTAACTCTTCCAGCGTAGTTATTTTGAGGTGCTGGTAAATAGTTCGAATAGATTTCGCTCCCAGTCCTGGGATAGATAGCATATCCCGCAGTCCTGGGGGAACTTCCTGGCGTAACCTCTCTAAGAAAGTGGAACGGCCAGTTTCTAAAAGTTCCGCAATCTTTTTGGCCAGGTTCTTACCTACCCCAGGAATCTTTTCCAGCTCTCCCCGGGCATGGAGCTGGGCTGCTTCTTCTTCTAGGGATTCCAGGATTCTGGCTGCCCTATGATAGGCCCTTACTTTGAAGGGTTCTTCCCCTTTTATCTCTAAAAGATCCCCCATCTCCTCCAAAGCCCAGGATAACTCTAGGTTGGTCAAGCTTTTCTTTCCTCCTGGATTAATTTAATCAGGGTTTCGTAATCCTGCTGAATCTTGTTTAACTCATCTGCGATATTAAGCGCCGCAAGCACCGCTACTTTCACCGGAGGGTAATGGGGGCATCTCTCGCTGATCTGGCGCATCTTCCTGTCCACATAAGCAGCTAAAGCTTGCAAGTACTCGGGGGGCTCGGCACCCTTAAGGATATATTCCTGATCAAAAATGGTAACGGGGATCCGGTTTACTCCTTCTTCTTTAGCCTTGGCTTCCGCCAAAAGGTGCCACCTCACTTTAGAAGCTGAAAATCCTTCCCCTTATAGGGGACAAACTCACTCCTGCCTGAGTACCGCCCCCACACGCCGGCCTAGCTCCTTCTCTATCTCTTGCATAATGCTATTTACCTCTACGTCTGTGAGGGTCCGGTCTTCACGCTGGAAGCTTAGGGTAAAAGCAAGGCTTTTCTTACCTTCTCCTATCTGTTGTCCGCGGTAAAGGTCGAAGAGCCGGCACTCCTTTAAATAAGGACCTGCGGCGGCTAAAATAACCTCTCGCACCTTTTCAGAAGGAACCTCTTCGGATACCACCACCGCCAAATCTCTCTCTACAGCCGGAAACTTCGGAAGCGGCTGGTACGCGGGTATCCCCCCGGCCAACTCCATTAAGATTTCCCAATCTAACTCAAAAATGTAAGCTCGGGCAGGTAAATCAAAAGCACTTAGCACGTCGGGGTGCAACTCACCAGCAAAGCCTATTGCGTCCCTATAAACCCAGATCTCTGCGCTCCGGCCAGGATGAAGGAAGGGATAAGCTGTGGTGGGTTCCCACCGTACCTTAGGTACACGCACCCGTTCTAGAATCTCCTCTACCACACCTTTTAGGTAATAGAAATCCATTTCCACCGGTGGCCAGTCCCAACCTCTTTCCCGGGTTCCCATGACAAGTCCGGCGAGCCGCAAGGGCTCCTGGGGCAATTCATTCCCTTGGGGTATGAAGACCCGTCCTAGCTCGAAAATAGCCACCGGCATAACCCGACGGTTAGCGTTGCGGGCCGCTACCTCTAGGAGTCCCGGTAGCAACGTAGTCCTTAAAATGCTCTGCTCTTCCCGTAAGGGATTCTGTAACACTACGGTTCTACGCCACTTGTGGCCGGGGGGGAGCCGTAATATATCCCAAATTTTGGGGTTTATAAAGCTATAAGTTATCACCTGGGTAAGGCCGCAAGCTACAGCAGCTTCCTGGCCAGCTTCCTCCCATACCTGGCGCCGGGATTTTTTTTCACCTGGTACTACACCAGGGGGTATGGTGATGGGAATACGATCGTACCCATAAAGCCTGGCCACTTCTTCCACCAAATCAATCTCCTGGGTTAGGTCACCGCGGGTGGAAGGCACCTCCACCTGCCAGGTATCCGGGCTCTTTTCTTTTACCTTAAGCTTAAGACGCTCTAGTATCTCCTTAATTTCTTCCCTGGAGAGCTCAGTACCTAAGAAATAATTTACCCTCTCTGGCCGGAACCGGATAGTCACCGGGCTCTTGCGGGCCACATAACAATCCAGCCGCCCATGGGCAATGCTACCCCCGGCCAGCTTCTGCATAAGCTCTGCTGCCCGGTCAGCAGCCCGGGGGGCTCCTTCTATGTTTACACTTCGCTCAAACCGCAAGGAGGCCTCCGAACGTAAAGAGAGATAGCGTGAAGCTCTTCTAATGGCTACTCCATCGAAGTGGGCAGACTCAATCAAAATATTCCTGGTTTGCCTGGTAACCTCTGTTTCTAATCCGCCCATTACCCCTGCCACAGCTACAGCCCGTTCTTTATCAGCGATGACTAACAAATTCTCTTCCAGAACTCGTTCCTGCCCATCTAAGGTTACTATCTTTTCTCCCCTTTTTGCCCGGCGCACGATAATCTTTTTCCCTTTAAGCAAATCGTAGTCGAAGGCGTGCAGGGGTTGGCCCATCTCCAGCATTACATAGTTAGTGATATCGACAATATTATTGATAGGCCGCATCCCACAGGCCCGCAGCCTGGCCTGCATCCAGCCAGGGGAAGGCCCTATAGTAACATTTCTCACCACCCGGGCCACGTAGCGGCCACACATATCAGGAGCTTCAATTTCTATACTTGCGAGTTCTACTACCGGAGGGTTTTCTTCCCTAAGATCCACATTAGGCTCCTTCACTGGAGCACCTGTAAGAGCAGCTACCTCACGTGCAACACCTAAGATGCTTAAGCAATCCGCCCGGTTAGTAGTAACCTCTAGCTCAAGGACTATCTCTTCCAGTCCTAGCACTCGGGCTACGTCCTGCCCCAAGGGTGCATCCGGAGGCAAAGTAATAATACCCTCCCGGTCTTCAGGCGCTACAAGGCTCGTATCCAGCCCTAGCTCCTGGGCTGAACATAACATACCAAAGGAATCCACACCCCGGAAAGTAGCCCGGCGTATCTCCCGGCCTCCCGGTAGCCTGGCCCCCTCCAGGGCTACTGCCACCCACTGGCCCACAGCCATATTGGGAGCTCCAGATACCACCTGAAGGTACTTGCCGCCTACATCCACTTGGCAAACCTTTAAGTGATCAGCATGGGGGTGTTCCTCAATGGCTATTATTTTTCCTGCTACTACTCCGCTAAAACCAGGATGTAAGTTGATTATATTTTCCACAGGAAGGCCAGCCATGGTAAGCTTTTGAGCTAGCTCCTCGGGCGAAAGTTCTATCTCCACATATTCCTTTAACCAGCTATAAGGTACTCGCAATTCGCATACCACCTCATCTTTTTACAAAAACTCTTCTGTTGAAACTAAAATTGCCGTAAAAACCGTAGATCATTTTCAAAAAACAGCCGCAAATCATCAATACCATACTTTAACATAGCCACCCTCTCTACCCCTAGCCCAAAAGCGAAGCCGCTAACCTCCTCTGGGTTATATCCTGCCATCTCTAAAACCTTGGGGTGTACCAGGCCGCTACCTAAGATCTCCAGCCACCCGCTCTGCTTACAAACGCGGCAACCTTCTCCCTGGCAGATAACGCAGGAAATATCCACCTCGGCGCTGGGCTCTGTAAAAGGGAAATAGCTGGGGCGGAAACGCACACCTACATCTTGACCAAACATCTGGCGTAAGAAAGTCATTAAGGTTCCTTTAAGGTCTCCGAAGGTGACCCTTTTATCCACCACTAGGCCCTCTACCTGGTGGAACATGGGTGAATGGGTAGCATCGTCATCTCGCCGGTAAACCTTCCCGGGAGCTATAATGCGGATAGGAAGGCGCGGCCGCATGGCTTCCATAACCCGGATTTGAACTGGAGAAGTATGGGTACGTAGCAAAACCGTAGAGGTGATATAGAAGGAATCCTGCATGTCCCGGGCCGGATGCTCCGGAGGTAAATTTAAAGCAGTGAAGTTGTAGTAATCAGTCTCTACCTCCGGCCCTTCAGCCACGGCAAAACCTAGTCCAATAAAGATATTTTTAATTTCCTCCAGGACCAAGTGGATGGGATGGTAATATCCCCGCGGTAAAGGCCGTCCGGGCAAAGTTACATCTAGTTTTTCTTCCCGCAGGCGGCGCTCCTTTTCCTCCCGGGCTAAGGTCTCCCGGGTCCGCCTTAAGGCTTCTTCTAGTTCTTCCCTGACCTTATTAGCTAGCTGTCCCACCCGCGGCCGCTCTTCAGGTGGGAGCTTTCCCATACCGCGTAAAACCTGGGTGAGCTCCCCCTTTTTGCCTAAGTACTTTATCCTTAAACCTTCCCATCCTTCTAAATCCTTAACTTGAGCAAGCTCTCTCAATGCCCTTTCCTTTAAGGACTTTAAAGCCTCTAAGGTTTCCAATCCATTTTCACCCCATAAAAAAAGCCCTCGCCCCCTTGGGACGAAGACTTCTATTATTTAATAGCATATCACTGCAGGGCCAGCCTGCGGTAGATGATGTAGGCCGCTATGGAGCCTGTCATCTCAAAAAGCCGCCAGAAAAACTCCGCAGGCAGGAACACAGTATCACAACCTTTCCCAAGGGTTGTGTACCTGGTATAAGGCTAACCCAAAATAGATTATAGCATAGGAGCCATCCCTTGGCTAGCCTAAAATCACCTGCTCCTCGGGAAGGTGAACATTAACTTTAGCCTGTTTATGCCAAATAGCCATAGCTAGGCTTAAAGGCCCTACCCGGCCAGCGAACATAGTAAAGATTATCAACCACCGGCCTATAGGGCTAAGCTCCGGGGTAATACCCGTGCTAAGACCCACGGTACCGAAGGCCGAGGTTACTTCATATAACACGGGCAAGAAACCTTTCCCTTCAGTTATCAAAAGTATAAAGGTAACGGCATTGACCAAAGCGAAGGAAATAGCTGCTATGCTAAGGGCCTTAAAAACCCTAAACCAGCTGATCTGCCGACCACCAAAATCTACCTCCTGCCTTCCCCGCACTATAGTGACTACGGCCAGCACTAACACCGCAAAGGTAACCGTCTTTATACCGCCACCGGTTCCTGCGGGAGAGGCCCCGATAAACATAAGGATTACCTGCAAGTACTGGGTAGCAGGTTCTAACCCGGCAATATCAATGGTATTGAATCCGGCGGTCCTGGGGGTTACAGCCTGGAAATAGGCCGCCAGTATCTTCACGGGTAAGGTTAGAGGATGAAGTGTCCGGGGATTATCCCATTCTACAATCAGGATCAAGGCGGTACCCACTATAATAAGAGATGCCGTGGTAAGGAGCACCAGTTTGCTATGTAAGCTCAGACGGGATAACTTTTTAGTCCTTACTACGTCCATGAGAACTGGGAAGCCGAGACCACCTAGAACAAGGAGGGTAGCCACGGTCAGACTCACTACAGGGTCCCCGACATAATGGGTTAAGCTCGTGAACTCGCCGAACTCCTTTCCTAAAACATCAAAACCTGCGTTGTTAAAAGCAGAGATAGCATGGAACAAGCCGTAATATAATCCTTTTTTCCAACCAAAATCTAGGGTAAACCTGGCCGCCAAAATCAGTATACCTAGGCTCTCAATAATTGCCGTAATAAAAATAACCCTTCGAGCAAGGTCTACTACTCCGCCTAAAGTTTCTCTATTTAAAGCTTCCTGGAGGAGTAACCTCTCTCGTAAGGAGATCCTCTTACGTACTACTAAAGCCAAAAAGGTGGCCACGCTCATCCATCCCAAGCCGCCTATCTGAATCAGCAACAAAATAATCATCTGCCCAAAGGAGGACCAATAAGTCCCTGTATCCACTACCACCAGGCCAGTCACGCACACAGCCGAAGTAGCTGTAAATAAAGCGGTTAAAAAGTCCGTCCAGATACCAGAAGCAGAAGAAATAGGGAGCATCAAAAAAAGAGCACCAGTCAAGATCAGCCCTGCAAAACCTAGGACCACCACTTGAGTAGGGTTGAGGCGCAGCATAAACCTATAAGGTTAACCTCCTAAACCGTACCCAAATTGTAACGCTGGCGGGCGGCCTCATATAATAAAAGGCTTGCCGCCACAGCCACATTTAGAGACTCTACAGGCCCCCAGAGGGGGATTTTAACCCGCGCATAAGCTTGAGCTAAGATTTCTGGGCTGGGACCGCGGTTTTCGTTTCCCACTACCAAAGCCAGGCTACCCCTATAATCACATTCGTGATAGAAAACCTCACCGGCTACGTGCCCCACTATGATTTTAGCCCGGCCTTCCAGGTGCTTTACAACTTCTCCTGGCCCTAGCCCAGTAACTACGGGCAAGTAAAAAAGGGCGCCCATAGCTGCGCGTACTGCTTTTTCATTATAAGGATCCACAGTTCCAGTAGTCAAAAGGGCCCCTGTACATCTAGCGGCAGCCGCTGTACGCAGCATAGTCCCCAAATTGCCAGGATCCTGTACGCCATCAGCCACCAATAAAAAAACCTCCTGGTTAGCCAGCAGGCTCTCCAAATTGATTTTATGTTGCCGGGCGATGGCCAGAATCCCCGGTGGTGTAACTGTAGCAGCTGCCCGGTTGAGCTCCGGACTAGGTACTTCCAGGCACCGGTAACCAGCCCGGGCTAACCGCTTTAAAAGCTTCGTATGCTCGGAGGAAGCAGCAAACTCCCTATCATACAATACTACCTCTAGCTCCGCTTCCGATTGTAAAGCTTCAAGGACCAAGTGCTCCCCTTCCAGGAGGTAAAGCCCTGTTTTTTCCCGCCGGGAACGTCGTTTTAGGGAGTGCGCCAACTTTAAATACTTATCGGGAGTTATTCTCTCTCCTCCAATCGTTCTAGGACTTTGGTGGGACCGATGAGGACTAATATATCGCCCTCCCTTACCACGTCCTCCGCACCTGGGGCTACCACAATATTATCCCCATGTTTAATGGCCACCACCATAATACCGTGTCTAGCCCTTAAATTAAGCTGGCCTAAAGTCTTTCCCGCCAGCCGGTGGGAAGCAGCGATCTCCACAATGCTATAATCAGGTGAAAGGTCTATATGTTCCAATACATTCCCAGCTGCCAAGGTACGGGCCACCCGCACCCCCATATCCCGCTCAGGGAACACTATTTTATCCGCCCCGATCTTGGCCAGGACCTTAGCGTGAAGGTCGTTTAGGGCTTTAGCCACTACGCACTTTACCCCTAGCTCCTTAACTATTAAAGTAACGAGAATGTTAGCTTCCACATTCTCCCCGATGGCTACAATAGCTACATCTACGTTCCGGATACCAGCAGCTTTAAGGGCTTCCTCATCCCGGGCGTCAGCTTGGATGGCGTGGGTGACCTCGTCCATTATAGCTTCTACTTTTTCCGCATCAGAATCAATAGCCAGGACTTGACACCCCATCCTGGCCAAAGCAGTGGCTACACTAGACCCGAAACGCCCAAGGCCAATAACAGCAAATTGCTTCATAGATTTTAAACACCAACTCCCAAGTTTTCTTTAGCCACCTCGACTAACTGCTTAAAACCTGCAGCATCATGAACAGCCATATCGGCCAACATCTTCCGGTTGATCTCTACTCCAGCCTGCTTTAATCCGTTAATTAGCCGGCTATAGGTCAACCCGTTTTGCCTGGCCGCAGCGTTAATACGGGCGATCCACAGCTTCCGGAAATCCCCCTTCTTTTTCCGCCGGTGGGCATAAGCATAGGCCAGCGATTTCATAACCTGCTGGTTAGCTATCCGGAAAAGCTTCGACTTAGCCCCATAATAGCCTTTAGCCAATTTAAGTATTTTCTTATGACGGCGCCGCTTAGTCACTCCCCGTTTTACTCTAGCCATCTAATTTGTCTTCCCTCCTTTACCTATCGTTACCTCGGCTTCAAGCATAAGGCAAGAGCCTCGCGATGCGCCGGTGATCCGCCCCTGAAACTATAGCTGGCTTACTCAAGCGCCGCTTCCTTTTAGCCGTTTTACCGGTTAAAAGATGGCTCTTCCCTGCCCGGGAATGCTTAATTTTCCCCCTGGCCGTTACGCGGAAACGCTTAGCGGCTCCCCGGTGGGTTTTCATTTTAGGCACAGTAAAATCCACCCCTTGGACTAATTTTTAGGCGCCAAGATCATAACCATGTTACGTCCCTCCAGCTTAGGCGGCCTTTCTACAGAGGCTCTCTCTGCCACTTCCTCAGCTAGGCGCCAGCATAGCTTTTCGCCCAGCTCGGCATGGGAAATCTCCCGGCCACGGAACATAACTGTAACTTTAACCTTATCTCCATCTTCTAAAAAGCGGAGGGTATTGCGCGCCTTTACCTTAAAATCATGCTCCTCAATTCCGGGCCGTAGCTTTATCTCCTTGATATCGACCGTGCGCTGCTTCTTCCTGGCTTCCCGCTCGCGCTTGCTCTGTTCATATTTATATTTCCCAAAATCCATAATACGGCAAACCGGCGGGCGAGCCTGGGGAGCCACTTCCACCAGATCTAATCCTTGCTCCTGAGCTATACGCAGCGCCTCTCTCAAAGGCATAATACCAAGTTGTTGGCCATCAGTACCTACCAAGCGCACTTCCCGAGCCCGGATCTCTGCATTAACCCTCCAGTCCTTGCTTATAATTCGTCACCTCCTGTAGAAATTGCCGCCTAGCCAAAAAGAAAGCGGGGTTATCCACCCGCTTCGGATGGCTTTTCCTTCCGGGGGTAGTATAGCACAAGGCCCGAAGTACCGTCAATATGGTGCTTTCCTTTCTACTTCGTGCCCGCCGAATTCATGCCTTAAGGCTGCCACTACTTTCCCAGCAAAGCTCTCCTCCTGTTCCGAACGGAACCGTACCATCAAAGCTAAAGAGATCACCGGCACTGGAACCCCCAATCGCAAAGCTTCTTCCACCGTCCACAGGCCCTCACCTGAATGATGAATAACATCCCTAATATCCTTAAGGTCGCCACTCTTGGACAGGACCCTTTCGGTGAGGTCCATAAGCCAGCCCCGGATAACTGAGCCGTGCCGCCATACCCGGGCTATAGCAGGAAGGTCTAGTTTAAAAGGGCCTTTAGCCAGGATCTCCATGCCTTCTCCTATGGCCTGCATCATTCCATACTCGATGCCGTTATGCACCATCTTTACAAAGTGGCCGCTACCACAGGGACCCGTATGAAGATAACCGCCAGGGGCACTTATATCTTTTAATAAAGGCTCAAGATACTGGAAAAGCTCTTCCTCCGCGCCTACCATGGCGCATATCCCCCAGCGGGCTCCCTCTATACCACCACTGGTACCTATATCGGCAAAGCGCAAGCCCTGGGCTTTTAAAACTTCATAACGGCGCAAGGTATCGCGGTAGTAGGAATTACCCCCGTCTACAATAATGTCGCCCTTTGAGAGGAAGGGTATTAGCTGATTTATCACCATATCTACTGTTTCTCCTGCCGGTACCATGAGCCAGATTAGCCGGGGAGGGATAAGCTTCTTCACCAACTCCTCAAGGCTATAGACTCCCTTAATACCTTCTCCCTTAGCCCGATCCACCGTCTCTTTAGTCCGGGCATAACCTATGACTTCATGGCCATGGTCACGCATATTAAGTGCTAAATTGAGCCCCATTTTGCCTAAACCTATTAAGCCGACTTGCACTTCAAACTTACCTCCTATCTTAATTTGATGATTTCCCTCAAAAGCGAGCAGTAGAAGCTTCTCAGTACCCAAGATTACTATGTTGAGACATAGATCCCGCCTTAAGGAAGGGCTTTCACGTAGGATTTACTTCAGAATCCGCTTTCTCCCCTCGCAAAACCTTAAGAATGTTTTTGGCTACAGCTAAGCCCATCCGTAAGTTAGCCTCGCGGGTGTAAGCACCTATATGGGGCGTAACTACCACGTTATCTAGTTCAAGTAAAGGACTACCTACCGGCGGTTCTTCACTAAAAACATCTAAGCCAGCACCTCTAATCCAACCCTCCTTTAAAGCTCGATATAAAGCTTCTTCGTCCACTAATTCCCCCCGAGCGGTATTTATTAGGATAGCCTCCTTCTTCATAAGCCTTAGCCGTCCTTCATTTATAAGGTGATAAGTATCTTCAGTCAAGGGCGCATGGAGGCTTATAAAATCAGATTCCTGTAAAAGCTTTTCCAGATCTGTATAAACTATCCCCAGTTCACTGGTAGCCTCCAAATTAGGCCGAGGATCATAAGCTAGGATGCGCATATTAAAGCCGCGCGCCCGGCGTGCTACCGCCAGCCCTATTCTCCCAGTCCCAATAATACCCAGGGTCTTCTCCCATACCTCCCCCCCCACAAATCTATCCCACCGGCCCTGCCGTGTAGTTCTATCAGCTAAAATGATCTCTCTGGTACAAGCCAAAAGAAGCCCGAAAGCGAGATCAGCCACAGCCTGGGCGTTACTACCTGGCGCGTTGGTCACTACAATACCCTGCCTTTGGGCAGCAGGGATATCGATATTGTCTACACCTACCCCGTGCTTGGCTATAATTTTTAGCTGCGTGGCCACCTCCATTACCTCACAGGTTACAGGGTCCACGCCCACAATGAGTGCCACTGGCTGCCATCGTCTCAAGGCTTCCTTCATTTCAACCTCTGTCAAAGGCCGGCCTGTATCATTCAAGATAAGTTCAAGACCTTGCTCCTCTAGAAGCCTCCTGGG harbors:
- the polX gene encoding DNA polymerase/3'-5' exonuclease PolX, yielding MTNLELSWALEEMGDLLEIKGEEPFKVRAYHRAARILESLEEEAAQLHARGELEKIPGVGKNLAKKIAELLETGRSTFLERLRQEVPPGLRDMLSIPGLGAKSIRTIYQHLKITTLEELEQAARERKIRTLPGLGSKTELAILRGVDMLKESRDKVPLGVARPLAELFCRQLRALPGVDRVEMAGSVRRGCPMVGDVDILVGMVSAEANSLFEVIERHPQVKEVIKVENNHLSLRTWTGVKVEIFVVPAEKFVASWLYLTGSAAHREELGIYAKEAGFSLEDAGLPSRLEEVHVFLTSEEEFYSRLSLPFIAPELREGRGEVKVAKEGRLPRLVTLEDIKGDLHCHTRYSDGLHTIKEMVEAARARGYRYLAITEHSRSLAVARGLSLEQLLAQKEEITRLNEELEDFTILAGIEVDILPDGRLDYEDEILAQMDLVIASIHSGFRQDEEQMMARLEAALRHPYVDILGHPTGRMLGRRPAYAINLEKVLELAAETGTILEINASPDRLDLDEVAARRAKEYGIPLAINTDAHDAGRLEDMEYGLAVARRAWLEPEDIVNTWDLDRLLKRLKRNRHLKL
- a CDS encoding cell division protein ZapA, with amino-acid sequence MAEAKAKEEGVNRIPVTIFDQEYILKGAEPPEYLQALAAYVDRKMRQISERCPHYPPVKVAVLAALNIADELNKIQQDYETLIKLIQEERKA
- the pheT gene encoding phenylalanine--tRNA ligase subunit beta, with translation MRVPYSWLKEYVEIELSPEELAQKLTMAGLPVENIINLHPGFSGVVAGKIIAIEEHPHADHLKVCQVDVGGKYLQVVSGAPNMAVGQWVAVALEGARLPGGREIRRATFRGVDSFGMLCSAQELGLDTSLVAPEDREGIITLPPDAPLGQDVARVLGLEEIVLELEVTTNRADCLSILGVAREVAALTGAPVKEPNVDLREENPPVVELASIEIEAPDMCGRYVARVVRNVTIGPSPGWMQARLRACGMRPINNIVDITNYVMLEMGQPLHAFDYDLLKGKKIIVRRAKRGEKIVTLDGQERVLEENLLVIADKERAVAVAGVMGGLETEVTRQTRNILIESAHFDGVAIRRASRYLSLRSEASLRFERSVNIEGAPRAADRAAELMQKLAGGSIAHGRLDCYVARKSPVTIRFRPERVNYFLGTELSREEIKEILERLKLKVKEKSPDTWQVEVPSTRGDLTQEIDLVEEVARLYGYDRIPITIPPGVVPGEKKSRRQVWEEAGQEAAVACGLTQVITYSFINPKIWDILRLPPGHKWRRTVVLQNPLREEQSILRTTLLPGLLEVAARNANRRVMPVAIFELGRVFIPQGNELPQEPLRLAGLVMGTRERGWDWPPVEMDFYYLKGVVEEILERVRVPKVRWEPTTAYPFLHPGRSAEIWVYRDAIGFAGELHPDVLSAFDLPARAYIFELDWEILMELAGGIPAYQPLPKFPAVERDLAVVVSEEVPSEKVREVILAAAGPYLKECRLFDLYRGQQIGEGKKSLAFTLSFQREDRTLTDVEVNSIMQEIEKELGRRVGAVLRQE
- the pheS gene encoding phenylalanine--tRNA ligase subunit alpha produces the protein METLEALKSLKERALRELAQVKDLEGWEGLRIKYLGKKGELTQVLRGMGKLPPEERPRVGQLANKVREELEEALRRTRETLAREEKERRLREEKLDVTLPGRPLPRGYYHPIHLVLEEIKNIFIGLGFAVAEGPEVETDYYNFTALNLPPEHPARDMQDSFYITSTVLLRTHTSPVQIRVMEAMRPRLPIRIIAPGKVYRRDDDATHSPMFHQVEGLVVDKRVTFGDLKGTLMTFLRQMFGQDVGVRFRPSYFPFTEPSAEVDISCVICQGEGCRVCKQSGWLEILGSGLVHPKVLEMAGYNPEEVSGFAFGLGVERVAMLKYGIDDLRLFFENDLRFLRQF
- a CDS encoding YqzL family protein, with amino-acid sequence MFLPAEFFWRLFEMTGSIAAYIIYRRLALQ
- a CDS encoding TrkH family potassium uptake protein, yielding MLRLNPTQVVVLGFAGLILTGALFLMLPISSASGIWTDFLTALFTATSAVCVTGLVVVDTGTYWSSFGQMIILLLIQIGGLGWMSVATFLALVVRKRISLRERLLLQEALNRETLGGVVDLARRVIFITAIIESLGILILAARFTLDFGWKKGLYYGLFHAISAFNNAGFDVLGKEFGEFTSLTHYVGDPVVSLTVATLLVLGGLGFPVLMDVVRTKKLSRLSLHSKLVLLTTASLIIVGTALILIVEWDNPRTLHPLTLPVKILAAYFQAVTPRTAGFNTIDIAGLEPATQYLQVILMFIGASPAGTGGGIKTVTFAVLVLAVVTIVRGRQEVDFGGRQISWFRVFKALSIAAISFALVNAVTFILLITEGKGFLPVLYEVTSAFGTVGLSTGITPELSPIGRWLIIFTMFAGRVGPLSLAMAIWHKQAKVNVHLPEEQVILG
- a CDS encoding TrmH family RNA methyltransferase, encoding MAHSLKRRSRREKTGLYLLEGEHLVLEALQSEAELEVVLYDREFAASSEHTKLLKRLARAGYRCLEVPSPELNRAAATVTPPGILAIARQHKINLESLLANQEVFLLVADGVQDPGNLGTMLRTAAAARCTGALLTTGTVDPYNEKAVRAAMGALFYLPVVTGLGPGEVVKHLEGRAKIIVGHVAGEVFYHECDYRGSLALVVGNENRGPSPEILAQAYARVKIPLWGPVESLNVAVAASLLLYEAARQRYNLGTV
- a CDS encoding potassium channel family protein is translated as MKQFAVIGLGRFGSSVATALARMGCQVLAIDSDAEKVEAIMDEVTHAIQADARDEEALKAAGIRNVDVAIVAIGENVEANILVTLIVKELGVKCVVAKALNDLHAKVLAKIGADKIVFPERDMGVRVARTLAAGNVLEHIDLSPDYSIVEIAASHRLAGKTLGQLNLRARHGIMVVAIKHGDNIVVAPGAEDVVREGDILVLIGPTKVLERLEERE
- the rplT gene encoding 50S ribosomal protein L20, with the protein product MARVKRGVTKRRRHKKILKLAKGYYGAKSKLFRIANQQVMKSLAYAYAHRRKKKGDFRKLWIARINAAARQNGLTYSRLINGLKQAGVEINRKMLADMAVHDAAGFKQLVEVAKENLGVGV
- the rpmI gene encoding 50S ribosomal protein L35 encodes the protein MPKMKTHRGAAKRFRVTARGKIKHSRAGKSHLLTGKTAKRKRRLSKPAIVSGADHRRIARLLPYA